TGGGGCCATAGATTTCTCGAGTATACTAATaatatatgcattttttttatttatgattTCTAGGTTTTGGCGGCACAGCAGATTGGCCTTCTCACAGCGAAGGCATGGCTTTCTTCTGACAAGCAACTGGAGAGAAAGGTGAGTTTATGTTTCAGGCTTTTGGCTAAGGGTTGCATTATACATGTTCTTCGCTTTATACCTCCACTGAATTTTGGAGTCAtgagatatagtgaagataatCGGTAATGTTTGAAAGTTCTCACATTGCTTGTCTGAAGCATTTAAGCATTTAATGGGCAATACATTGAAAAATGCTTGAGTTCGCTTGGGCTTTATGGGAACCAATCTCCTACGCAcgtaaaacggagcgatccattagcacgtgattaattaagtattagctttttttttcaaaaatgggtcaatatgatttttttaagcaactttcgtatagaaactttttgcaaaacacacaccgtttagcggtttgaaaaacgtgcgcacgAAACACGATGGAGAGGAGATGGGAACTTGGTGTGCCGAACACAGAGTTCCCAGCTCACCCCTCTCTTTTTCTGcgcgcatgtttttcaaactactaaacgatgtgtttttttgcaaaaagtttctgtacaaaagttgctttaaaaaagcatattgatccatttttgaaaaaaaaaaagtaaatacttaatcacgcgctaatggaccgatccgttttccgtgcggggagtttagttcccaactccccatatccgaacacagccttagggtgtgtttagttcacgccaaaattataagtttggttgaaattggaatgatgtgatggaaaagttagaagtttgtgtgtgtaggaatgttttgatgtgatggaaaagttggaagtttgtgtgtgtaggaatgttttcatgtgatggaaaagttggaagtttgaagaaaaagtttggaactaaactcagccCTAGTGTGGTTGTTGGTGCTGAATATTATTTTGATGTTCGCTTTCCATTTCATTTATTCCCTGAACTAGTTTGAAATCTTTATAGGTCACATTCTCTTGTGAATTGCAGTTGCCCCTGAAATATGTTACTTTCTTTAGTAGTTTGAGTTCCATTCAGTTAGCAGTATATGGGTTTCAGTAACTCCATTTCGTTTGATTTTTGAAGGTGGTGAAACTAAGCATTCAAAATAGCATTCCTTCAGAGTACACGAGCATGGTCCTACTTCAAACATTGGAGAAGGTAGATGCAGCACAAAAGGTAAGTCCCACTGTTTTTATAATAATACCAATGGTCCCTGCTTATAAACTGGTTTACGAGAAATGGATCTTGTGACAACCACGCTAGCTCAGAACTCCCAACTAACTTGCCTGTTTACTCGAACAGGTCAAGCAGAAACTGAAAGGTCACAAGGGCcccgacgaacctcgacggatcCCGCTCCAATGCCTCAAGCTCGGGTTCGGCGACCGGGCCGCCACCAGGGAGAACCTCGTCACGGGTTTCGGCGACGTGAAGCCGCTGGAGACGTTCGAGATCCTCAACAAGGCCGCCGGCTGCTGCAGCCGCCTCGCCGACTGCCTCTGCTGCATGTGCTGCATCAAGGCCTGCAACAAGATGAACGACCAGTGCGCCATCGTGATGACGCAGGTCTGCGCGGCGTTCGCCTGCCTCGGCTGCTACGAGTGCTGCGCCGAGCTGTGTTCAGGGTCCGACTCGTAGCCGTCTGGTTTTGTGTTTGTAAtttggggagagaggagagtatTCGAGTGTACATAGATAGAGTTTgcgaagaagaaaaaaaagcccGTGCATCTCCATACTGTACAGCTTGATCAAGGATGGTCACTTGGTCAGGTGATCAGGTCGGTCGTTGGTTGTACAATTTACCCATGAAAAAGCCATCAGGTTTCAGGTTTGGAcctctccaaagtccaaacgtTCTGGTGCTGGTTTAGAGACATTTGTGGGTTATTTGGTTTTGAGGAATCAAGCCATTTATGGGATGATGGGGGCGATAAGATAGATCAAGCTGTTCTGTTCCTGTTACTCGGACAAAACAAATCGATAGAATCGAGTGGTCAATTGACTCGAACGCCCATTGGCCATTGGGAGTGTATTTCATCCTGGTCAGCTACTCCTTTCATTTGGGTAGTGCCATGCATGAACCTACATCGCAATTCGCAAGACGTGGAAAAAAAGATATTGACAAATAACGTATTTCCCCACAAAGGAACTAGTGAGTTCGCTAGTACGGCCAATCAGAGTCCATCCAAATTGGCCAACATGTGGTTATATATCGATTTTTTCCTGTCTCAGTCTTAATGAGGGAAAACAATGTATATTAATTTATGACTTAATGATCTTAAAACTTGCAGTTGCGacttacatttttttatttactcACCCACTATGAACTAAACAATGGCTACTCTCGGCCAGTACAGCCTCTGCCTTGTTGCTACGTCCCATTTTAAATCCAGTTGTGAGTTTTCGTGtctaatgtttgaccgtccatcttatttaaaaaaattatatatatttctttttgaaaaaattagtcatacataaaatactatttatatcttatcatctaataacaataaaattactaattataaaaaaaattaaataagatgaacggccAAATATTATACATATACTGTACAAAACTGCGATCTTTCTAGGATGGTGGTAGTACATTCTaaaccattgttttttttttgcccgatAACACGAAAGATACATGTGCATGCACACCCTCATGACTAGTGGCGGAGCCAAAATTTTTCTAAACTTAGGGCTCAATTagttgaatatatataattttgccTTTATCTTCTAGtttttaaagttttaaaatgGAATTTCAATGAATATTTAGGACTAGGAATAGGGTTGCAAGCCCAAGCTGCCCTACTCCTGTCTCCGCCCCTGCTCATGACTACTCTTATCAGCACGATCAACATACAGAGGTGAAACAATATTTATGattgtacattttttttaaacccCGATCGTACATTTTATATTTAGGGAAATTTATAGAAGATCACTCCAAATGTCACACTGAGTTTAAGATTTCCGCTATAAGATGATCTTTTGTGAATACTCACCTCCTAGTTCACCTTAGTTTGATATTCCTCCCCAGTTGCtcacactattttttttctcttttctcatgTGTTATACGACTTAGCTCATCTCTTGATGTATATGACCCTGAACACATTATCTTTCTTAGCAGCACAGTGTCACACTGAGCTCATTTTCATCGTTTTTGAATCCTCGAAGAAACTAGCCACCCGAAACCCCATGAGGCAAGCGCAGTAGCTCATCTTTCGACAACCCTGATGTTCAAGTGCGGAGACTCGTGATCACACTGCCCAACAAGGTGTTGGCGTGTCATGTGTAAGAATGTCACAATCGTGTCATTAGGCTTGATCAACATGAGTGGTGACCACAACTCCTCCCGTATTAGTATTCATGTGAACACATGTGGGGGGGGGTTTGTCACGAGAATGGACGAGCAATGGCAATCAGGGGAATCTCAAATCAAGGTGAACTAAGAGAGGGGGGTGTATTTACCACAAATCGTCTTATAGGGGGAAACTCAAACTTATAGTGACATTTGAGATGGTTTTTACAATTTTTCCATTATATGTGTCATAATTTAAACCCTGATAAATAGAGTCATAAATGCATTCAACTTCTTCCTTTATAATCCACCCTGTTGCTACTGCGGCTGCTACCGTACTATGATGGTGTCACGCATGACCCAAGCTAGAACTACAATAATTctttatttcatattttataccccctcatattttaatgtatgacgccgttgactttttaaccaacgtttaaccactcgtcttattcaaaaattttatacaaatataaaaatacttatgtcatgcttaaagaacatttgatgataaatcaagtcacaataaaataaattataattacataaattttttgaataagacgaaaggtcaaacgtttatcaaaaagttaacagcgtcatacattaaaatacggagggagtacatcttgAAATATTGACAATATCTCACAAGgcgtaaaaaaaacaaaaacaaaacaaaaatgaacaaCACATTTCCGCACAAGGGAAATGATCAGCTTTTGCAGTTCGGCCAATGAGAGCCCACCCATATGGGCCAACATGGATCCCGGGGAGGACAAGTGTCACGACCAGGCTCCTCCGTGTCGGGCTGACACCTGTTTGTTAATGACCACTCATCGATCTAATTACCCCCCTCTCTTTGATTAACCAAAACTTTCTCCGCCATTAATTACTCCCCACGAGGCACAGAGGCCTCGTTAATCTCCGCCTAAATATCGGGGAGATCGTTCCAGGGGGTGGTTAGTGGCGCTTAATCAAGTTGATTAGGCCCGCGCCCCGGGGGATTAAACTAGGGCACAGATGGATGGGTCCGTGCGAAGCCACGTATACTTTGCACGGATCGATCTGGCCACCGTTGGATCGGCGTGAGGCGGCGGCTGAGGATGCGCCACGTCGGCCGCTTCGGTTGCTGGGCTCTTTGGGCTTTGGCTATTGGCTACCCGCACCGGAACACCTGGGTCGTACGGACGGGGTTGGGGATATTCTACCGGTTTAAAGGACTGGCTCTGGAGCTTTGCAGATAATCCTCATGTGCCCTAGTTTTCAGGATCTTTCTGATGATCGGATGGCTTAGGAAATTCTGAATAAATTTGGTTTTAAATAGGAATTTAAGATTCGGGATCAAATTTGGTTGTATTTTAAAAGATTTAAAAAATTGGGGTTGTTCGGTAGCTAAGTGTACCTTGATTACAACTGCACAGTCTAGCCGTTAGACACTTGCTGCTGTTGGCGGGTTACCGTCCTGTTGGCTGGTTATAACCGTTGTTGTCGTTTCTAATTGATAGCTAGCAGTAATGAATTATTTTAATATAGAAATAATGGATTAATGATGGCTTTTTACGACGGATCGGGTATAGGCTTGTTGAAAGCTTGGGGTAGTTACACTGATAAAACTATATTGCCGCTTGAGAAAAAGATACGCAGAAAATAGTAATTCAGGGTTATTTCAGTGTCCAAAAAAGGTGTAGATCCGCATACAACCTATGCAATGTACCTTTGAGAACGAATACCATGAGCATGTATTGGCTAAGCTAGATACACACACTAAAATCCAGTGGCCGCCTTATGAATGGATGGATGCATTCAAACAAGTACGCAATTTGGCCACTAAACTCGCTCGACCGATCGAGATTAGCCAATGGCTCGCTGACTTAATCTCTGTAGCACTCTCACTTCACTTGTAACCCTTCCTATTTAAATTCCATGGGGGGTAGGGGACCCTGAATCCCACTTCCCATTTCTTTTACACCCCAATCTCaccctctccatctctctctctcaagctCTAAACTCAATGGTAATGGGCACTTAATAGTAGCACTAATACTAGCTACTGTTTTAGCAGCAGCATCCAAGCCCAATCAAATCAAGCTGCCtcactgaaagtctgaaactggCCAATCAGAGAGCTCCTGCAAAAACAACCCTGAAACTACTCTGGTTTGCTATCATCCAGCTAGATTCTGTTGCCTCCTAACATCGTCGTTTCGCCGCCGTCACTTTGCTCGAATCATCAGAGCTCTAGGGCTACCTGCTAATTAACCATAGCCATGGGGGTAAGTAAGCTCGATCAAGTGCATGTTAGGTTTCAGTAAATTATGTGTTTTCATATGAGatatatgtttgatttttttgtAATTATGTTCTGTTTGCAGATTATTAACTGGATGCAGAATCGACTCAGTACTGCTAAACAAGACAAGAGACGAACTGAAGCTGCTGCTGTGGCCTCGTCAGCTCGCAGTAAGTTTTACTTTGTTTTGATTTGAACATTTGAACTGTTATAATTTTCATGTTAAATTCTTGTGATTCAAACGTGCATGTGTAAGTTATATACGTATGTAAGTGGAGTTGGATATATTTTGCATGGTTTTTGACGTTTGTTCGTCGACgtggatgcatgcatggatgctacaggacgaggaggagggggaggagagagttgccgccaagaagaagctCGCGACGAGATCAAGATCGCCGGAGATCACCTCCTCTCCATCGGCACGCTCGGGAACGAGTCGCCGCCgcgaccgccggcggcggcggcggcgacggcggcagaggAGGTGGCGGACTTCACCATCGAGGAGGTGAAGAAGCTGCAGGAGGCGCTGAACAAGCTGCTCCGGCGAGCCAAGTCCACCAAGTCCGGCAGCCGCcgcggctcgacggcggcggagcacgacgccgacgagcgctcctcctcctcctcctcctccggcagccagctgctgctgccgctcgaCAGGTTCCTCAACTGCCCCTCCAGCCTCGAGGTCGAccggcgcgtggcggcggccgacggcgagtTCTCGCCGGACACGCAGATCATCCTCAGCAAGGCGCGCGACCTCCTCGTCAACaccaatggcggcggcgccatcaaGCAGAAATCCTTCAGGTTCCTCCTCAAGAAGATGTTCGTCTGCCGCGGCGgcttctcgccgtcgccggcgccgccgcccaccttgAAGGATCCAGTCGAATCAAGAATCGAAAAGGTCTCAATTAAACAGTAGAACAAGTTATCATCTACTcactccatttcatattataacatattataattcgttttgaattttttttcctagttaaactttcttttaagtttgattacattagtaaaaatataacaaacatattatcgaaatatattcaatgttacattTAATAAGACTAATTTGACGTCGTAGATGttgataattttttctataaacttggttaaacatAGAGAaatttgattaggaaaaaaaagtgaaaacaacttATGATATGAAATGTTGGTTAAACATAGAGaagtttgattaggaaaaaaagtgaaaacaacttatgatatgaaatggagggagtaactaataaTGATATGATCAGTGACGAAAGTATGAAACAGTGCAAACTAATatggtttgttttgttttgttttgcattTTGTGTTCATATGCAGTTGTTCAGGACGATGCTTCACAAGAGGATGAACGCTCGACCGAGTAATgctgcggcgtcgtcgtcgaggaaATACTATCTTGAGGATAAGCCGAGGGAGAAGATGCAAAGGGAGCATCtccatgatgatgaagatgatgatgagaaTGCAGAAGATATCTTTAAATGGGACAAAACTGATTCAGATTGTAAGTGAGAGTTAATATTCTTCTTGCTGCATATATTTGTTTGCATTCATGGACATATTTTCAAACATATATGCATGAAAAGATTACATATATATTGCAGTAAGTATAGTTTGTGTAGAAGTAATTGATTAAGCATCAACTTATGAGTGGATTTTCTTGATGTTTTTTGCAGTCATTGTTCTGGAGATGTAGACCGAGACGCACGATTCAATGCGATCATTATTGTTTGCACAATGGTAAGTGATATATAGTGGAATGTGAACCCTACACTCTTGCTCAGTCAAATTAAGCACTGAATTCTGGATGCCATTCTGTTTTCTTCAGACTACATGATGGTGGCCTGGTGTCCTGATTTACGCGGAGGAAAATTCGCAGTAATTTTGATGCCACAATAATCCCCATTTGTTCATGAGGTTCAGTTGAATGGCGAATCGATCGCACGGGACAACATACAGAACCGAATGCGATGCGCGACGGTGTAATTCTGAACGAAGATCAAACGTCGACTGGCTGGCTAGTTCAATCATTATTGGATTTGAGCTGAAAATAGGAGAAATTTTCAAGCTCtgttatctttttctttttttcagatTTCAGATACAGTTGGTGTACGTTTCACCATATAGTACTACTCCCCCCAATGTATACTCCATTTCCATTAAATTTGTGGGATACAGCAACAagttttcatttcatttcatctgCTAGTGAACCCCTCATGCTCTTATTCTACCTACCCTTGATCATCTCAAGAACATTGGTGCATGATAAATATACACCAGAATGTACCGAAACAGCAGTGCAACTAGGGTTCTTGGGGCATGCCCATGGCCGAAATCGGTAAGCCAACCTGGAGCAGAGGCTACAAAATTCCCAAATCTCCATCGGCATCCTGAATTTCTCTGATCAGGGGCAGGCCCCCCGGCCGGCAcatttgtgtgtgtttgtgccCAACTTTGGGAAAAAAAGGTGGCCAGGAGTGGCTGCCAAGCAACATTCTACACCTTTGGCAAATGCCGATGTGCCATTGAATATATATGTGATCACTACTCACTTGTGTGTGTACATTTATGTACTGTATCTTATGTTCAGATGTACTAATATATCCATATATGTACTCTACTAGTAGACTACTAGTATGCTAAAATACATTGGTACTCCCACTATCcaataatataagagattttgagtttttacttataacgtttgaccacttgtcttattcaaatttttttaaattattatttattttatttgtgacttactttattatctatagtattttaagcacaactttttgttttttatatttgaaaaaaaaattgaataagatgagtggtcaaatgttataagcaaaacctcaaaatcccttatattatgggacggatggagtacttgaTTTGGATGATTGATGAAGAGGCCCTTTTCTCTCATGAGACATTTGGTCTTTGTTAGATGAGGAAGGATCCTAGGGATCCACAAGATGAGAGATAAACTTAAATAGGAGCTATGCATGATACTATGCTGGTAGAGTTTGTTATCAAGAGCTAATAGTCCAGATTAATGTGCATTCATTAATCTCTGACTCTTGAAGAATGTCTGGACAGAAAAGAGGCACCCATCATCATTCACCGTTGGATCgatgaacaaaataaaagtaGTACACATCTGGGTGTGTGTGGAGTTCTAGAATGAAGGCTAGAGAAGCAGCGAGAAGCTGCCGCGATGTGGTCCTGAATCCCGTGTCGCTTTTCGGCTAGAAAAGAAATGCATATATATCTGAACATGCGGTTTCTGAATCTACACCGAGCTTAGATATCATCGCATTGCATGCAGTCCTATAGATTATCTACTACTAATCTATGGtgttagggcacccacaatggttatctataggctctctataagagattcatgtcagcatattttcctacttggaatgtattaaatgaagagagagagcaaagctatctactaacttagagatagtctatagagaaaaacgagacaatgcatgagagagctatagataccaatgtagacatactattaaggtggtttactattaatcgagtctattgctgagatgtacatgttttatagatagcaccttactttaccattgcgggtgctcttagtaACTGATGATGGTCAACTTCTGATGGGTGACATATCTGCGGTGAATCACTCAGATATTGCTGTATCCCTCTGGGAACTAGCAGTTGACTAGCTAGTGCCTAGTAGACACTAGTCGAGGATTTCCAGGGTAGACTGACAAAGAATTAATGGAAAGAGTGAAGGTTACTAGGTGAAGCAGGAAATTTTACTGCTCAGGATCATATGCTGCCTATGTAGGTCAAAGATCGGATGTGCTTATCGTAAGCTGAATATTCCTTGAGCAGCTTTCAAGAGGATTGTGAAGAGAAACTTTATTTATCGCATGTTGCCTAAGTGCTGCTTCAGCAATGCCAGCCCACGAGCCACGAGTCAGGGATGCCAATGGAAGAAAACCGATACCGAGAGGTGAAACCACCTATTTTGCCATGATAATTGTTACTTTGATCGTGATATATGCACCAACACTCAGCTGTGAATTCACCAATTCGAACCTGATAAGTGATAACAGTAGACAATGCTCTTCATTACAGAAAAGAAAGTAGAAGATATGTGTGACAAACCGAACATCGATACCGAACGGAAATCACGTATTTCAGGACAGGCCTGATGAGAGCGCACAGGGCTATACTTCAGAAGAGCGAAAAAACCAGGCTGTGCAATGCATAAGAGATAGAACAAACAGCACAACCAAAGTTTCCCCTACAGTTTTGGTAGGAGCAGAAAAACTTTAGCCGCAAAAGCGATGAAGCAATCAAGCAAAGCGAAAGACGGGAGAATTGAAGACCGCATCAAAACTGGATCGACCAACAATGCCGCTATGGTGACACAGGCAGACACAGTAATAATAACCTGATTGGTCTTTAAACATTAAAGGAGGAGAAAACGATCTCAGTAGAAGTAGAGTGCTACAATCTCAACACAAAACGGGCTCAAGTACTAGTTGACACCACGAACGACACATCAATGGTAATTCAAACTTCTAGATTGAAGTATCAACGGTAATTCAAACTTccggatttttct
The window above is part of the Oryza sativa Japonica Group chromosome 7, ASM3414082v1 genome. Proteins encoded here:
- the LOC4343893 gene encoding uncharacterized LOC4343893 → MGIINWMQNRLSTAKQDKRRTEAAAVASSARRRGGGGGESCRQEEARDEIKIAGDHLLSIGTLGNESPPRPPAAAAATAAEEVADFTIEEVKKLQEALNKLLRRAKSTKSGSRRGSTAAEHDADERSSSSSSSGSQLLLPLDRFLNCPSSLEVDRRVAAADGEFSPDTQIILSKARDLLVNTNGGGAIKQKSFRFLLKKMFVCRGGFSPSPAPPPTLKDPVESRIEKLFRTMLHKRMNARPSNAAASSSRKYYLEDKPREKMQREHLHDDEDDDENAEDIFKWDKTDSDFIVLEM